The Armatimonadota bacterium DNA window CATGGAATGCGATGGCGATCCGTGCGCTGGCAGTGGCAAGTTCCCGTGTGCCGGCGTATCTGGATGCAGCGCGACAGTGTGCCGATTTCCTGCTGACCAACCTTCGGCGTGATGATGGCCGGTTGCTGCGAAGCTGGAAGGACGGGCGGCCAGGACCGGCGGCATTTCTCGATGATTATGCCCTGTTCTGCGATGCCCTGATCGAACTCCATGCTGCTGGCGGCGACACCCGCTATCTGGCTACCGCCATCGATCTGGCCGATGCGATGATCGATCTGTTTTGGGATGATCAGGCCGGCATGTTCTTCGATACCGGTCGTGATCAACCCGCCCTGGTTACCCGTCCACGTGATTTGAGTGATAATGCAACACCGTCCGGCTCATCGGCGGCCACGGTTGCCCTGCTGCGGCTGTACGCCATCACCGGGCGCGAGAGGTATGAAACGCGGGCCATGCAGACGCTGCAACAGACAACACCGCTGCTCAAGCGCTTTCCGTTAGGATTTGGGCGTATGCTGTGTGCGGCTGATCTGGCGCTGGGGCCGCTGCGCGAGCTGGCGATTATCGGCCCGCCTGATCATCCGGTAACGCAGGCGATGCTGGCAGTGGCGCGATCTGCATATCGTCCTCGCCTGGTCATTGCGCGAGCCATGCCTGACGATCCGGTCGTCACGCTCAGCCCACTCCTGAACGACCGCCCGATGGTTGATGGGCAGCCGACCGCTTATCTCTGCGAGCAGTTTGCCTGTCAGATGCCGGTTACGACGCCAGAGGCACTTCAGGCGCAGTTGGGATGAGTAGGAGATAGGAGATAGGAGATAGGGGATAGGGGATAGGAAACCTCGTGTGGCAATGTGAACGGGTACATGCATCGTCTGTAGGGGCGGGTTCAGAACCCGCCCTACACGAATCACGCAGGTGATCCTCTCATGAACGGATCGCGGAATAGTGGCGGCGGGGGCAGAAGGGGAGGACGTGCCGGCCCGTGGCGCAGGCTAGAAGCCTGCGCACCAGCGGCCACGGCCAGCACCTGCCGGCGGTAGTGGGGATGCCTGCACGCGGGCTGGAAGACGAACCACATTGCGACTTACAAAGGTGCGGTTAAGTAGTGGGGATGCCTGCACGCGGGCTGGAAGCCCGCGCCACGCCACCCGCGCCACGGAGAGCGCTTATAGCCCGGCCTAACGCAGCGTGACTGTGGGTAATGAAAAGGCTTCAGTATGGGGTCAGGAGCACAGCAAGCCGTGCCTATCTATAGCTCCACCACCATCCCATACCTGCTTGCGTAGCCCCTCAGATTTGTTATGATGCTGCCAGCACTGATTGCAACAGACCGGTAGTGATCATAACAAGGTGCTGATACTGCATGCACATTCTCCACGTTGTTCAACTCTACTGGCCGGCGCCAAGCGGCGCGGCCCGTTATTTTCAAGAAATCGGGAAGCGGCTGGTCGCTGAAGGCCATCGCGTTACCGTGCTGGCAACTGACGCCTTCGATCTCGAACACCTCTGGATGGCCGGGAAGCGCCGGATTCCTGAACCGGTCGGTGAGCACGATGGCGTCGTTATACGGCGTCTGCCGATCCGACGGCTGCCTGCGCCAGCTATCCTCTACCCCATCATCCGCCGCCTGATGGTGGAATTGGGCCGGCTGGGCCGTCCCGCCATCCCGACCCTCCGTCGATTGGCTACCGTAACCCCACAGCTTCCCGATCTGGAGGCATTCCTGGCCGACCCCTATCTCGCCGATGTCGCGGTGGTGCATACTACCAACATCACCCTCGATTTTGCGCTCATCCCGGTTGTGCGCTGGGCAAGGCGGCGTGGTCTGCCCCACCTTTGTACCCCCTTCGTGCATTTGGGCGAACCGGGAAGTGAGCAGGTGGTACGCTACTATGCGATGCCACATCAGCTTGATCTGTTGCGGCAGGCAACCTGGGTGGCGACGATGACCGATCTGGAGCGGGCATACCTGATACGGCGTGGAGTGGCGGCACAACAGATCGTGACGGTTGGGGCAGGGGTGAACCCGGCTGAAGTGACCGGCGGTGACGGTCAGCGCTTCCGCGCAATCCATCACATCCATGGCCCGCTGGTTCTGAGCCTGGGGGTTGCCGCTTTCGATAAGGGTACCGTGCATACGCTGGCTGCGATGCGTCAGTTGTGGGCACAGGGTAGTCATGCGGTGTGGGTGCAGTGTGGGCCGGCCTTTGGCGGTTTTGCCGAGACAGTCGCCGCCCTCAGCCCGGATGAACAGGCGCGAGTGCGGGTGCTCGGTTATGTTGATGATACAACGCGCCGTGATGCACTGGCGGCAGCCGATCTTTACGTGCAACCGTCACGCACTGATAGCTTCGGGATTACGTACCTTGAAGCGTGGTGTAACGGGGTTCCGGTGATCGGCGCCCGTGCCGGGGGCGTCCCTGCGGTTGTGCGGCACGGTGTTGATGGCTTGCTGGTGCGGTTTGGCGATGTGCCGGGTATCGCAGCGGCTATCGACCGCTTACTGCGTGATAGAGCACTTGCCCGCGCTCTCGGTGCTGCCGGACGAGCGCGGGTCTGGCGCGAGTTAACCTGGGATGCCGTCTATCAGCGGATTCGCCCGCTCTACATGCCTCACTTCAGCGAACATCGTCGCGGGTGATTTCCATGAGAATACGGTCGTAGCGCTGGCCGTCGAATAGCGTTGCCCCGCGCAGCCGGCCTGCCTCGCGAAAGCCGGCTGCCAGGTAAGCGCGACGGGCACGTTCGTTGAAGCCATGCACCCATAACCTGATGCTGTACAGGTTGAGGTAACGAAACCCATACGCGACGAGTAAGCGGACAGCTTCACGACCGTACCCCTGCCCCCAGGCCGTTTTGTCGCCGATAGCAATGCCCAACTCGGCGGTGCCGTGCAATAAATCGATGCTTCGCAGATTGCACGTACCTATCAATTGCTCATTGGCACACAGCACTATCGCAAACGAACGTTCACTATCTTTCGCCGCTGTGCTCTCTGTAATCCACTGCTGTTCTTGCTCCAGGGTAAAACTACGCCCCTGCTGCCCCAAGAGAGTGGTGAATTCCAGATCGGCAAACCATTGCGCCAAAAGTGGAGCATCTTCAGCAAAGACGTGGCTCAAAAAGACCTTCTCGCCGGTCATCACCTTTGGGCGGGGGCGCGATGACGTGATCATAGTTTCCTCCTGGGCAGGCTGCTATTCCTCGTCTTCACTCTCCATCAGCCGGGCGTAACTATCGTACCGGGCTGCCGTGATGTCACCCCGCTCCACTGCGGCACGGACGGCACAATGCGGTTCGTGAAGATGGGTGCATCCGGCAAAGTAGCAGTCGTCGAGAAATGGGCGAAATTCACGGAAGCACCAGGCCAGATCACGTTCTGGCACATTCCACAGCCCAATCTCCCGAATACCCGGTGTATCGGCCACATAGCCGCCACCCGGTAGATCGAGCGGGATCAACTCGGCAACGGTCGTCGTATGGCGGCCTTTGGTTAGTCGCTCGCTAATCTCACCGGTGCGCAGATTGAGGCCGGGTTGAATGGCATTGAGCAGGCTGCTCTTGCCAACCCCCGATTTGCCGGTGACCACACTGATACGTCCGGCCAGTTGGCTGCGCAGTTCGGCAATGCCCTCGCCGCTGACGATGCTGGTGTAAAAGACCGGATAGCCAATGCGGGCATACGGACTAAACATCGCCTCAGCCGCATGCTGCACCACCAGATCAATTTTCGTGGCGACAATCACAACCGGCAATTCACTGTGTTCGCATATCACCAGATAGCGGTCAAGCATGCGCGGCGTGAACTCAGGTTTGGTGCAGGAAAAGACCAGCAATACCTGATCGACATTGGCAACGATCACGTCCTCTTTGTAAGCGCCGCGTGGCCCGGCGGCCCGTCGGGCCAGCCGGCTGCGACGGGGCAAGACAGCCTCAATCGCGCCCTGACCGTTACCAACCGGCATGACCTCAACCTGATCGCCGATCACAACCAGATCGGTGGCCTGCCGCTCTTTCTTCAAACGCCCGCGCAGCCGGCATTCGAGGACACCCTGTTCGGTCTGCACCCAGAAGAAGCCACTCTGGGCACGCAAAACGGTGCCAATCAGTCGGAGCGTTTTCTCCGTGGTGGTGGATGTATGAGTGACAGCGGGTGCAATATTACGACTCATCGATGCGCACCTCCAGCCGATGAACACCTGCTATGTCAAAAGCTATACGAATGATCCGCTCAATCAAGGTCGCCGATGGTAAATCGTTCGGCGTTGCTGCCGTTATCGTCGTCTGCGCACGACGTTTCCGCTGCGATTGCGGTGGATGATATGATAACGAGCCATCTCGTTCAAGAATTATCACGATGGTCTCCTCCACGTCTGGTTGTGTCCGGGGTTCGGCGATGTTATCGATGACGTCGTATGCCGACATAGCAATCTTCCTTTCTGGTGGCATGCCGTAAACCGCTGCGACGAACGAACCGTGACGTGGAGGAAACACAAAGGGCTGTGATGCGCCGGTAACGCCACAGCCCCATAAAAACGGGCTGTGGGTAACTTCAGCTTCCCACAGCCCATCAGTACGACAGGTTATCCCTGGTCAGCCTGCGCTGTGCGAAGCTCCTCTCACGTCAGCGGAGTCGTTCGTCATCACCACGACGGTGGCAATCATTATGTCCTGGTTGGTGATGAGTATCATGAACGTCCTCCTCTGAACGAATACGAACCGCTTGCCCGTGCAGCATAGCACGTCAACGGATTGCTGTCAATGGGATGATGCTCCGTCTTTGGGCGGAACTGCGAGAATGTGGTGCAAGGTGGAAATGGCAACATTACGCCCGCAGAGCAGTGCCACGATCCGTTTGCCGACAAGATGGGTGATCTGACCTTCGAGCAGGGCTGCCACCGTCACCGCAGCACTCCCTTCTACAATCAGATGGTGTTCGTCGATTAACCAGCGCATAGCGCGGGCAATAGCTGCCTCTTCGACCAGGATCATCTCGTCTAAAACCTGTTGCAGGATCGGGAGCGTGATGGTATCGCTGGCGATACCTCCAGCCAGACCGTCGGCCAGCGTTGGTTCATCAGGTGCCGGAACGACCCGCCCGGCCCGCAACGCCGCCGCCATTGCCGCGGAAGCGGCTGCCTGTACGCCAATGATGCGGACGCGCGGGTTCATCGCTCTGGCCCAGATACCAACGCCGCTGGCTAACCCACCGCCACCGACCGCGACTACCACCATATCGACGTCGGGCAATGCGTCCCAGACCTCAATTGCCAGCGTTCCCTGCCCGGCAATCACTGCCGGGTCGTTGTAGGGTGACACAAAATGCCAGCCGTGGTGGGCTGCCAGCCGGAGCGCTTCGGTTTCAGCCTCGTCGTAGCCGGCACCGTGCAATATCACCTCAACCGGATAGCGTCGCAATGCGGTGACCTTCGCCGGCGAGGCGGTTGTCGGCACCACCAGGGTGGCCGGCGTACCGGTCAACGCGGCGGTATGGGCAACACCGAGCGCGTGATTGCCCGCCGAGCAGGCCACGACATGCGTGGCAGGTGGTAACTGGCGCAGAGCATTGGCTGCACCACGCAGCTTAAAACTGCCGGTCACCTGTGCCAGTTCCAGCTTCAACCAGACCTCGGCACCGGTCAGGGCGCTCAAGGGGCGACTCACCTCAAGCGGAGTTGGTTGAACGATACCGCTGATGCGACGGCGAGCAGCCAGGATGTCGGCAGGGGTAATGGTTTTCTCGGTAGACATCGCTTCATTCCCTGCCGGCTACGCATGGCCGCGGATCGGTTTCGGGCGGTAGGGTTCCTCTAAACGCTGAATCTCTTCGGGCGACAACTTTACATCGAGGGCTGCAACTGCTTCTTCGAGCTGATACATCTTGGTGGCACCGATAATCGGTGCAGTGACTTCGGGCTTGTGGAGGAGCCAGGCCAGCGCGATTTGCGCATTGCTCACCCCGCGTTCGCGGGCCAGTTCGCTAACCCGCTCGACGATGACGTAGTCGCTGGCATCATACATTGCGTGCGAGATGGTGTCTGAACGACCACGCACGGTCGCCGCACCGGTGCCCTGGGGACGATTACCGGTCAGAAAACCTCGTGCCAGCGGACTCCACGGAATAACCGCCAGCCCGGCATCGCGACACAGCGGGAGCATCTCGCGCTCTTCCTCGCGGTAGACAAGATTAAGGTGATTTTGCATCGACACAAAGCGCGCCCAACCGCGTCGTTCCTGAATCCCCAGCGCCTTCGCCAGTTGCCAGGCGAACATGCTGGAAGCACCGATGTAGAGCGCCTTGCCGGCGCGCACCACATCATTCAACGCCTCAAGCGTCTCTTCGATGGGGGTCTCGTAGTCCCAGCGGTGAATCTGGTACAGATCGACATAATCCATCCCCAGACGGCGCAACGAGGCATCGATAGCCTGCATAATATGCTTCCGCGACAGACCACGGTCGTTCGGGCGGTCGCTCATCGGCTGATAGACTTTGGTCGCGATGACCAGCTCTTCGCGGCGCACCCCGGAATCACGGATTGCCCGCCCCAGAATCTCTTCGCTTACCCCGAGCGAGTACATATCGGCGGTGTCGAAAAAATTGATACCCAGCTCCAGCGCACGAAAGATAAACGGGCGGCTGGCGTCTTCATCGAGTACCCATTCGCGCCACTGGGGCGAGCCGTAGCTCATACAACCCAAACAGATACGCGAGACATGCATGCCGGTTGAGCCAAAACGGGTGTACTGCATACCAGCTCCTCTTTTTCTAACATCGGGTAACGGTAGTATTATAACGGAGGTGAGCAATGGCCCAGAGCATGTCTGTTACACCACCCATGCACCCGGCGCAGTATGTGAATGGGGAAGCACGGCTACCGTACCCTACCGACACGATACTTGCATCGCTGGGAGTCTAAAGGGGAATGATCCAACAGGGTCTCTCGGTGTAAATTTGTTCACAGATCGCATAGAGACGGTATCGTCTGCTTGACCGCACTGCAAGCACGTGATAGATTTAATCTATTATGACAACTGTTATCATCCTTCCCGGTCGCGAACGACCGATTATACAGCGACATCCATGGATCTTTTCCGGTGCTATCGCCGAAGTACGTGGTAATCCCGCGCCCGGCGATGTGGTTGATGTATGCGCAAAAGATGGGAGCTGGCTGGCCCGTGGCTTCTGGAGCAGCACGTCGCAACTGCGAGTACGGCTGGCGACCTGGGATGCAAACCAGCCCCTCGATGAAACCTGGCTCCGCGAGACTATTGCCCGGGCTGTAGCCGGGCGCGAATACTGGCTTCAGAACCCGGCGATTGCCTGCCGGCTTGTGTTCAGCGAGTCGGATGGCCTACCCGGCCTGATTGTTGACCGCTACGGCTGCTATCTGGTGATTCAACTACTCACTCAGGCGATGGCGGTGCGCGCCGATCAAGTGATTGCAGCGTTAGTCGATCTGCTGGCACCACGCGGTATCTACGAGCGGAGTGATGCTGAGGTACGTGAGAAGGAAGGACTGCCACCGGCGGTTGGTTTACGCTGGGGCGAAACCCCGCCGCGATTGCCGGTCACGCTCATCACTGCACTCGATCAACCGGTCAC harbors:
- a CDS encoding N-acetyltransferase — encoded protein: MITSSRPRPKVMTGEKVFLSHVFAEDAPLLAQWFADLEFTTLLGQQGRSFTLEQEQQWITESTAAKDSERSFAIVLCANEQLIGTCNLRSIDLLHGTAELGIAIGDKTAWGQGYGREAVRLLVAYGFRYLNLYSIRLWVHGFNERARRAYLAAGFREAGRLRGATLFDGQRYDRILMEITRDDVR
- a CDS encoding glycosyl transferase family 1, encoding MHILHVVQLYWPAPSGAARYFQEIGKRLVAEGHRVTVLATDAFDLEHLWMAGKRRIPEPVGEHDGVVIRRLPIRRLPAPAILYPIIRRLMVELGRLGRPAIPTLRRLATVTPQLPDLEAFLADPYLADVAVVHTTNITLDFALIPVVRWARRRGLPHLCTPFVHLGEPGSEQVVRYYAMPHQLDLLRQATWVATMTDLERAYLIRRGVAAQQIVTVGAGVNPAEVTGGDGQRFRAIHHIHGPLVLSLGVAAFDKGTVHTLAAMRQLWAQGSHAVWVQCGPAFGGFAETVAALSPDEQARVRVLGYVDDTTRRDALAAADLYVQPSRTDSFGITYLEAWCNGVPVIGARAGGVPAVVRHGVDGLLVRFGDVPGIAAAIDRLLRDRALARALGAAGRARVWRELTWDAVYQRIRPLYMPHFSEHRRG
- a CDS encoding serine/threonine dehydratase, with the protein product MSTEKTITPADILAARRRISGIVQPTPLEVSRPLSALTGAEVWLKLELAQVTGSFKLRGAANALRQLPPATHVVACSAGNHALGVAHTAALTGTPATLVVPTTASPAKVTALRRYPVEVILHGAGYDEAETEALRLAAHHGWHFVSPYNDPAVIAGQGTLAIEVWDALPDVDMVVVAVGGGGLASGVGIWARAMNPRVRIIGVQAAASAAMAAALRAGRVVPAPDEPTLADGLAGGIASDTITLPILQQVLDEMILVEEAAIARAMRWLIDEHHLIVEGSAAVTVAALLEGQITHLVGKRIVALLCGRNVAISTLHHILAVPPKDGASSH
- a CDS encoding aldo/keto reductase — encoded protein: MQYTRFGSTGMHVSRICLGCMSYGSPQWREWVLDEDASRPFIFRALELGINFFDTADMYSLGVSEEILGRAIRDSGVRREELVIATKVYQPMSDRPNDRGLSRKHIMQAIDASLRRLGMDYVDLYQIHRWDYETPIEETLEALNDVVRAGKALYIGASSMFAWQLAKALGIQERRGWARFVSMQNHLNLVYREEEREMLPLCRDAGLAVIPWSPLARGFLTGNRPQGTGAATVRGRSDTISHAMYDASDYVIVERVSELARERGVSNAQIALAWLLHKPEVTAPIIGATKMYQLEEAVAALDVKLSPEEIQRLEEPYRPKPIRGHA
- the rsgA gene encoding putative ribosome biogenesis GTPase RsgA gives rise to the protein MSRNIAPAVTHTSTTTEKTLRLIGTVLRAQSGFFWVQTEQGVLECRLRGRLKKERQATDLVVIGDQVEVMPVGNGQGAIEAVLPRRSRLARRAAGPRGAYKEDVIVANVDQVLLVFSCTKPEFTPRMLDRYLVICEHSELPVVIVATKIDLVVQHAAEAMFSPYARIGYPVFYTSIVSGEGIAELRSQLAGRISVVTGKSGVGKSSLLNAIQPGLNLRTGEISERLTKGRHTTTVAELIPLDLPGGGYVADTPGIREIGLWNVPERDLAWCFREFRPFLDDCYFAGCTHLHEPHCAVRAAVERGDITAARYDSYARLMESEDEE